From the Thermovirga lienii DSM 17291 genome, one window contains:
- a CDS encoding NifH/FrxC:cobyrinic acid a,c-diamide synthase (PFAM: CobQ/CobB/MinD/ParA nucleotide binding domain~COGs: COG0455 ATPase involved in chromosome partitioning~KEGG: tai:Taci_1313 NifH/FrxC:cobyrinic acid a,c-diamide synthase~SPTR: Cobyrinic acid ac-diamide synthase), with product MYDQNLFPLLDGPTSIQAKELERAMRSSTARRDVSPMKAKSIAVVSGKGGVGKSNVALNLALLLGERFKTPTVLLDADINMANLDVLLGLNVRLNLGHVLREELTLKEIILPISERVWLLPGGNGISGLKEVDWGSKSGLLKDLYVLDEKADAIVIDTGAGVNRDVLFFAMASDVIVIVTTPEPTALKDAYGLLKSFLLSYGRDKLSKKDLFFVVNMAQSSLEANAAAERLIKVSDRFLALSPRYLGYLPFDPKVAKAVKERSPVVKSYPKSSMARAMELIVSNLITKCGLEASGDSKELAAFGAFQRLLRKLRGE from the coding sequence TTGTATGATCAAAATTTATTTCCCTTGTTGGACGGTCCTACGTCGATCCAGGCTAAGGAATTGGAAAGGGCCATGAGGTCATCGACAGCAAGAAGGGATGTTTCCCCCATGAAAGCCAAGTCCATCGCCGTGGTAAGTGGTAAAGGGGGAGTAGGAAAGAGTAATGTAGCCCTGAATTTGGCTTTGCTTCTGGGGGAAAGGTTCAAGACCCCCACAGTCCTGCTGGATGCCGATATAAACATGGCCAATCTGGATGTGCTTTTGGGTCTCAATGTGAGGCTCAATTTGGGACATGTGTTGAGGGAAGAACTTACCTTAAAAGAAATAATACTTCCCATCTCAGAAAGAGTATGGCTTCTTCCTGGGGGCAACGGCATTTCAGGGCTTAAAGAGGTGGATTGGGGATCAAAGAGTGGCCTATTAAAAGATTTATATGTCCTTGACGAAAAGGCAGATGCCATAGTGATCGACACGGGAGCGGGGGTAAACAGGGATGTTTTGTTTTTCGCCATGGCTTCGGATGTGATAGTAATAGTAACAACTCCCGAACCTACGGCCTTGAAGGATGCCTATGGTTTGCTGAAGAGCTTTCTTTTATCCTATGGGAGAGATAAGCTATCCAAGAAGGACCTGTTTTTCGTGGTTAATATGGCGCAAAGCTCGTTGGAGGCTAATGCGGCAGCGGAAAGGCTTATAAAGGTCAGCGATCGTTTTTTAGCGTTGAGTCCGAGGTACTTGGGATATCTTCCCTTTGATCCCAAGGTGGCGAAGGCAGTGAAGGAACGTAGCCCTGTGGTAAAATCGTATCCTAAAAGTTCTATGGCCAGGGCCATGGAACTTATTGTAAGCAACTTGATCACAAAATGTGGCCTAGAGGCTTCTGGAGACTCGAAGGAGCTAGCGGCTTTTGGGGCCTTCCAGAGGTTGTTGCGCAAGTTGAGGGGGGAATAG
- a CDS encoding hypothetical protein (KEGG: dan:Dana_GF14415 GF14415 gene product from transcript GF14415-RA~SPTR: GF14415) → MNSSLGCPDKLPTAGEMATCLRDPSKKGVLEERISRYYKALRTSVPKPPKADARLIKEYSKIMAGLRMEEEALFRMLEAFASGDPQGVKSAAKKLTNEIWKVQKG, encoded by the coding sequence GTGAATAGTTCGTTGGGTTGTCCCGATAAACTTCCTACAGCCGGCGAGATGGCCACTTGTTTGAGGGATCCCTCCAAGAAAGGGGTCTTGGAGGAGAGGATATCACGGTACTATAAAGCTCTTAGAACGTCTGTGCCCAAGCCACCAAAGGCCGACGCAAGATTGATAAAGGAGTACAGCAAGATAATGGCGGGACTGCGCATGGAGGAAGAGGCGCTTTTTCGCATGCTTGAGGCTTTTGCTTCAGGGGATCCCCAGGGAGTAAAAAGTGCAGCAAAAAAACTCACTAACGAAATCTGGAAGGTCCAGAAAGGATAA
- a CDS encoding response regulator receiver protein (PFAM: Response regulator receiver domain~COGs: COG2204 Response regulator containing CheY-like receiver AAA-type ATPase and DNA-binding domains~InterPro IPR001789~KEGG: gtn:GTNG_1085 two-component response regulator~PFAM: response regulator receiver~SMART: response regulator receiver~SPTR: Two-component response regulator) has product MANIMVVDDAAFMRIMMKDILEKGNHTVVAEAENGKQALLEYAKTKPDLVTLDITMPELDGLNTLLALKKLDPNAKVVMVSAMGQQNIVIQAIKAGAKDFVVKPFQPERVLEAVNKALSS; this is encoded by the coding sequence GTGGCAAATATAATGGTAGTTGATGATGCGGCTTTCATGAGAATAATGATGAAGGACATCCTTGAAAAAGGCAATCATACGGTTGTTGCCGAGGCGGAGAACGGAAAGCAAGCCCTTTTGGAGTACGCGAAGACAAAACCCGATTTGGTGACGTTGGATATAACTATGCCAGAACTTGACGGGCTCAATACTCTCCTTGCCCTTAAAAAACTGGATCCCAATGCCAAAGTTGTCATGGTTAGCGCCATGGGGCAGCAAAATATTGTAATTCAGGCCATAAAAGCAGGAGCCAAGGATTTTGTGGTCAAACCCTTCCAGCCTGAAAGGGTTTTGGAGGCGGTTAACAAGGCACTTTCAAGCTGA
- a CDS encoding metal dependent phosphohydrolase (PFAM: HD domain~COGs: COG2206 HD-GYP domain~InterPro IPR003607: IPR006674~KEGG: bpf:BpOF4_05010 hypothetical protein~PFAM: metal-dependent phosphohydrolase HD sub domain~SMART: metal-dependent phosphohydrolase HD region~SPTR: Metal dependent phosphohydrolase), which yields MSNMIINVKVTDLKPGQVIGETIFDKHGRPLLCKGVKLTPSHITRLLARDYIEYVKIEIPYEEASKGIIKPAESIKNIPPIVHQKLGQFFKKARHIDRLEEKAVEELADDIHPLIETIFSSEPSILDNLQLLSGHDDHTHEHSWTVMLISLSTLRAAEILGIYRPTEEDKNSLAMGAVLHDIGKTKIPLKVLNKPGKLSPEEWQLMQQHVTFGYQMVKDTPNLMPLSKAVVAHHHRFLDGSGYSAQGVQDLESIPNHVRIVTIADIYDAIVSERPYHVAALPYHALKILYQGADKRFDKRFIDALSHAVAPFPMGCFLLYKDGILAQVEEIPKKEKDNPVVRIIGTFTEKYTHLLGKTFSFQNPPMGLPTEDTLLLGSYSPMGLADKTKGALSLGKVRKDLLGTEEPSNLYVLRSFDDILHKAFSFLFASKEKEEQPAKS from the coding sequence ATGTCCAATATGATCATCAACGTAAAGGTAACCGATCTAAAACCAGGACAAGTGATAGGCGAGACTATCTTCGATAAGCATGGACGGCCCCTTCTTTGCAAAGGGGTAAAGCTCACCCCTTCCCACATAACAAGGCTCTTGGCCAGAGACTACATAGAATACGTAAAAATAGAGATCCCTTACGAAGAGGCCTCCAAGGGCATCATAAAGCCCGCTGAATCCATAAAGAACATTCCTCCAATCGTTCACCAGAAGCTGGGACAATTCTTCAAAAAGGCCAGGCATATTGACCGTCTCGAGGAGAAGGCCGTGGAGGAACTGGCAGACGACATTCATCCTTTGATAGAAACCATATTCTCCTCGGAGCCATCAATACTGGACAACCTCCAGTTATTGTCTGGACATGACGACCATACCCACGAACATTCGTGGACTGTGATGCTCATATCTCTTTCTACTCTACGAGCTGCTGAGATCCTGGGAATATATAGACCAACGGAAGAGGACAAAAACAGCCTCGCCATGGGAGCGGTACTCCACGACATAGGGAAAACCAAGATTCCCTTGAAAGTGCTAAACAAACCCGGGAAGCTATCCCCCGAAGAGTGGCAACTGATGCAGCAGCATGTCACCTTCGGCTACCAAATGGTAAAGGACACTCCCAACTTAATGCCCCTATCCAAAGCTGTAGTGGCCCACCATCATCGCTTTCTGGACGGAAGCGGATACAGCGCTCAAGGAGTCCAAGATTTGGAGTCCATCCCTAACCATGTACGGATAGTAACCATAGCCGATATATACGACGCCATAGTCTCAGAAAGGCCATACCATGTTGCCGCTTTACCCTACCATGCGCTGAAGATACTTTATCAAGGTGCAGATAAACGATTCGATAAAAGGTTCATAGATGCACTGAGCCACGCAGTGGCACCCTTCCCCATGGGGTGCTTCCTGCTCTACAAAGACGGTATCCTTGCGCAGGTAGAAGAGATCCCTAAAAAAGAGAAGGACAATCCCGTTGTACGCATCATTGGAACCTTCACGGAAAAATACACCCATCTCCTAGGAAAAACCTTCTCCTTCCAAAATCCCCCTATGGGCCTGCCAACTGAGGATACCCTCCTTCTGGGCTCCTACTCTCCCATGGGGCTTGCAGATAAAACCAAAGGCGCTCTTAGCCTCGGCAAGGTGAGGAAAGACCTTTTGGGTACCGAAGAACCTAGCAACCTATACGTCCTGCGCTCTTTTGACGATATTCTCCACAAAGCTTTCTCTTTCCTATTTGCATCCAAAGAAAAAGAGGAGCAACCGGCTAAAAGTTAA
- a CDS encoding CheC domain protein (PFAM: CheC-like family~InterPro IPR007597~KEGG: tai:Taci_0308 hypothetical protein~PFAM: CheC domain protein~SPTR: Putative uncharacterized protein), protein MKDLKLLSVMVQAFAVSTVKVSKSLGLSIKVDKGAIAPGIKSKTACAAALIGVIGEDFKGSVSLLIDNEAFNYIIKVMSGGMISNPSPDDPISMSALGELTNMICGSALQELSKSYSKHVDTTPPQMFSGENLKSVPSESPDIKYYTIPMSCDPEGGRLYLVLGFR, encoded by the coding sequence ATGAAAGACTTGAAATTGCTTTCGGTCATGGTGCAGGCTTTTGCAGTTTCTACGGTTAAGGTATCTAAAAGTCTAGGCCTTTCCATAAAAGTGGACAAAGGTGCGATAGCTCCAGGTATCAAGTCCAAAACTGCTTGTGCTGCAGCTCTTATCGGAGTTATAGGTGAAGATTTCAAGGGATCAGTGTCTCTGCTAATAGATAATGAAGCCTTTAATTACATAATAAAAGTAATGTCAGGGGGGATGATATCTAATCCCTCCCCTGATGATCCCATTTCCATGAGCGCCTTAGGAGAACTTACCAATATGATATGCGGTTCTGCACTGCAGGAATTGAGTAAGAGCTACAGTAAACATGTGGATACAACCCCTCCTCAGATGTTCTCCGGAGAGAACCTAAAGTCCGTTCCCTCAGAGTCTCCGGACATAAAGTACTACACTATCCCCATGTCGTGTGACCCTGAAGGAGGTAGGTTATACTTAGTCTTGGGTTTTAGATAG
- a CDS encoding flagellar biosynthetic protein FliP (PFAM: FliP family~TIGRFAM: flagellar biosynthetic protein FliP~COGs: COG1338 Flagellar biosynthesis pathway component FliP~InterPro IPR005838: IPR005837~KEGG: tai:Taci_1319 flagellar biosynthetic protein FliP~PFAM: type III secretion system inner membrane P protein~SPTR: Flagellar biosynthetic protein FliP;~TIGRFAM: flagellar biosynthetic protein FliP) yields MTCNKKIFWFLVGILVLHLLCGEAAFAQEVQGPTVPSVSLNINGNQQDLPLTMQVFLLVTLLSLAPALALMVTSFTRILVVLGFLRSAIGVQQLPPNQVIVTLAIFLTLFIMRPVWEEVYKEAYIPLQEGQITTQEAMDRTLKPVREFMLSQTKEKELSLMISLSDLERPNTPEDVPTLVLLPAFMLSELKTAFQMGVVLFVPFLVIDMIVSSVLMSMGMIMLPPMLVSLPFKVLLFVLADGWDLVIVSLVKSFR; encoded by the coding sequence ATGACTTGTAATAAAAAGATTTTTTGGTTTCTTGTGGGAATATTGGTGTTGCATCTTTTGTGTGGGGAGGCAGCCTTTGCTCAAGAAGTGCAAGGCCCTACTGTACCTTCTGTTTCCTTGAACATCAATGGCAACCAGCAAGACCTGCCTTTAACCATGCAAGTTTTTCTTCTGGTTACTCTTCTCAGTCTTGCGCCAGCGTTGGCCTTGATGGTCACAAGCTTCACCAGAATTTTGGTTGTTCTAGGTTTCCTCAGGAGTGCCATAGGGGTTCAGCAGTTGCCTCCCAACCAGGTGATTGTAACGTTGGCGATATTTTTGACCCTTTTCATAATGCGGCCCGTGTGGGAGGAAGTGTACAAGGAGGCGTACATCCCTCTACAGGAGGGACAGATAACTACGCAGGAAGCCATGGATAGAACTTTGAAGCCTGTTAGGGAGTTTATGCTAAGTCAAACCAAGGAAAAGGAACTTTCCTTGATGATATCCCTTTCCGATTTGGAAAGGCCCAACACGCCCGAAGATGTTCCCACTCTTGTTTTGCTGCCGGCTTTCATGCTCAGCGAACTTAAGACCGCCTTTCAAATGGGAGTGGTGCTTTTCGTTCCTTTTTTGGTCATCGACATGATAGTTTCAAGCGTGCTCATGTCCATGGGCATGATAATGCTGCCGCCCATGTTGGTTTCCTTGCCTTTCAAGGTGCTGTTGTTCGTTCTTGCTGACGGTTGGGACCTCGTGATAGTCAGCCTTGTAAAAAGTTTTAGGTAG
- a CDS encoding export protein FliQ family 3 (PFAM: Bacterial export proteins, family 3~COGs: COG1987 Flagellar biosynthesis pathway component FliQ~InterPro IPR002191~KEGG: tai:Taci_1318 export protein FliQ family 3~PFAM: export protein FliQ family 3~SPTR: Export protein FliQ family 3), whose protein sequence is MDGSLGSLFSSALWTAIGGVLPILLAATLVGLAMGILQTATSIQEQTLSFLPKILVVLFVSLFWGTTLFSPLLKLASDIFGNLESFIK, encoded by the coding sequence ATGGATGGTTCTTTAGGTTCTCTGTTTAGCAGCGCCCTGTGGACGGCCATAGGTGGAGTGTTACCCATACTTTTGGCTGCCACGTTGGTTGGGTTGGCCATGGGGATTTTGCAGACCGCTACATCCATTCAGGAACAGACTTTGTCCTTTCTCCCCAAGATTTTGGTGGTGCTTTTTGTGTCTCTTTTTTGGGGAACAACGTTGTTCTCCCCGCTTTTGAAGCTTGCATCAGATATATTTGGTAACTTGGAGAGCTTCATAAAATGA
- a CDS encoding type III secretion system inner membrane R protein (PFAM: Bacterial export proteins, family 1~TIGRFAM: flagellar biosynthetic protein FliR~COGs: COG1684 Flagellar biosynthesis pathway component FliR~InterPro IPR002010~KEGG: tai:Taci_1317 flagellar biosynthetic protein FliR~PFAM: type III secretion system inner membrane R protein~SPTR: Type III secretion system inner membrane R protein), with protein MLDIVPFLLFLFLASLRFLGVISSLIFFSDASLPMMVRYYLSLAMAVASYPSLSSKALDVSILSSSFTFAFGALGELLVGIILGVLASSPLYALKIAGRLVSQQMGFAMAEVMDPMSEQRTSVIGQMKYLIGTWFWLYFGGHLLATQGIVESLSIIPVGSPVFTLISLDGIRLWFKELFLLAMKVALPYFGILLLTEIGLGFIAKLIPQMNIFILGFPVKILLGLVFLAILSVAVIRYLMPLELDRFIEMLPLFWSHR; from the coding sequence ATGCTGGATATAGTTCCTTTTCTCTTGTTCTTGTTTTTGGCCTCCTTGAGGTTCTTGGGGGTCATAAGTTCCCTCATTTTCTTCTCAGATGCCAGTCTGCCCATGATGGTAAGGTACTACTTGTCCCTAGCTATGGCCGTGGCATCTTATCCATCTTTATCTTCAAAGGCTTTGGACGTGTCTATTTTGTCTTCCAGCTTTACCTTTGCTTTCGGGGCCTTGGGAGAGCTTTTGGTGGGCATAATCTTGGGAGTGTTGGCCTCGAGCCCCTTATATGCCTTAAAGATTGCTGGCAGACTGGTAAGCCAGCAAATGGGTTTTGCAATGGCTGAGGTCATGGATCCCATGTCGGAACAGAGGACTTCAGTTATCGGTCAGATGAAATATCTCATAGGTACATGGTTTTGGCTCTACTTTGGGGGGCACCTTTTGGCAACTCAAGGGATAGTGGAGAGCTTGTCAATAATACCTGTGGGAAGCCCTGTCTTTACTTTGATATCGCTCGATGGGATCAGGCTTTGGTTTAAGGAGCTCTTCCTTCTTGCCATGAAGGTGGCATTGCCTTACTTCGGCATTTTGCTCCTTACCGAGATAGGATTGGGGTTCATAGCCAAACTGATTCCCCAGATGAACATCTTCATTTTAGGGTTTCCCGTAAAGATTCTTTTGGGACTTGTGTTTTTGGCGATACTCTCTGTTGCCGTGATAAGGTATCTCATGCCCTTGGAGCTTGATCGCTTCATTGAGATGCTGCCCCTCTTTTGGTCCCATAGATAG
- a CDS encoding hypothetical protein (KEGG: tai:Taci_0689 hypothetical protein~SPTR: Putative uncharacterized protein), with product MLKKFVFMLVLSLHLIVIHHISTAFAEKGPSNKVLFITESNQRTQMATKALMLLLNDPTEKVPFITATLTISPLGSLTYYNILEQIKSQKPTACVFLLKTHQFPSLAKIMEEEEIPSIFPWGGPVEDNLHERAYTFYMNWNEASRFEALGIWAERQNLRKWSLIAERLDATSRALSNEAAKKLLNEGIKDVRTFQINPNDDSNLLNSLKEGRATGHGNILAFLNPMNIIRVATFVQKQGMQDLLITSGWEWEQTPPVEGIHVITQYPLPTEKTLSWAKKHFHQDILEHISLEQLIKAYGAAMWLSQALSLPTSTPLDVARNLERTGALNVLGYELEVSSKTHLPLEQTFSLLKRNRGKWLLEEKITLEKRQ from the coding sequence ATGTTAAAAAAGTTTGTTTTTATGCTTGTTTTGTCCTTGCATTTGATAGTTATCCATCACATATCCACGGCCTTTGCGGAAAAAGGGCCTAGTAATAAAGTGCTCTTCATTACAGAGAGCAATCAAAGGACCCAAATGGCCACAAAAGCCTTGATGCTTCTTTTAAATGACCCCACGGAAAAAGTTCCTTTCATCACAGCCACACTAACCATAAGCCCTCTAGGTTCATTAACTTACTATAACATATTGGAGCAGATAAAATCCCAAAAACCAACCGCATGCGTCTTTCTTCTAAAGACCCACCAATTCCCTTCCCTTGCAAAAATAATGGAGGAAGAAGAAATCCCATCCATATTCCCCTGGGGAGGCCCAGTGGAGGATAACCTTCATGAAAGGGCCTATACTTTCTACATGAATTGGAACGAAGCCTCGCGTTTTGAGGCTTTAGGGATTTGGGCAGAAAGGCAAAATCTGCGAAAATGGAGCCTAATCGCCGAGAGATTGGATGCTACTTCGAGGGCTCTCAGCAATGAAGCAGCCAAAAAACTTTTAAATGAAGGCATAAAAGATGTGAGAACATTCCAAATAAACCCCAATGACGACTCGAATCTCTTAAACTCGCTAAAGGAAGGAAGGGCTACCGGCCATGGAAACATATTAGCTTTCTTGAACCCCATGAACATTATAAGGGTAGCCACCTTCGTCCAAAAACAAGGCATGCAGGACCTCCTTATAACAAGCGGCTGGGAATGGGAACAGACGCCTCCTGTAGAAGGGATACATGTTATCACCCAATACCCCCTCCCAACAGAGAAAACCCTATCCTGGGCAAAAAAACACTTCCATCAAGATATATTAGAACATATTTCCCTCGAGCAATTGATCAAAGCCTATGGGGCTGCTATGTGGCTATCCCAAGCTCTATCGCTGCCAACTTCGACTCCATTAGATGTAGCAAGAAACCTGGAAAGGACGGGCGCTCTAAACGTACTGGGATATGAGCTGGAGGTATCATCAAAGACACATCTGCCCCTTGAACAAACCTTCAGCTTGCTCAAACGCAATCGAGGAAAGTGGCTCTTAGAGGAAAAAATAACATTAGAAAAGCGTCAATGA
- a CDS encoding flagellar basal body-associated protein FliL (PFAM: Flagellar basal body-associated protein FliL~InterPro IPR005503~KEGG: tai:Taci_1324 flagellar basal body-associated protein FliL~PFAM: flagellar basal body-associated protein FliL~SPTR: Flagellar basal body-associated protein FliL) — MKGKIKKIAIFGGIILIVIVVGVVAGLYFSGIVGKKPAESLDVVKNKSYPVFDLGEFRLSLPGDLSGDLLASFELVLELENEKVLEELSKDDYWKVLFRNEVIAQCLMAGKDSFKSAEGLLRLLERIAIRLNEVAPTFEGVEMPIRRVLVKSFITQ, encoded by the coding sequence TTGAAAGGCAAAATTAAAAAAATAGCCATTTTTGGGGGCATTATTTTAATTGTAATTGTTGTGGGAGTGGTTGCGGGGCTTTATTTCAGCGGGATAGTAGGCAAAAAACCTGCAGAAAGTCTTGACGTGGTTAAAAACAAAAGTTACCCCGTTTTCGACCTTGGGGAGTTTAGATTGTCCTTGCCGGGCGACCTTTCAGGGGACCTTCTGGCGAGTTTTGAGTTGGTTCTTGAGCTGGAGAACGAAAAGGTCCTGGAGGAGCTGAGCAAAGACGATTACTGGAAGGTGCTCTTCAGGAACGAGGTAATAGCCCAGTGTCTCATGGCTGGTAAGGATAGTTTCAAGAGCGCTGAAGGGCTACTTAGGCTTTTGGAGAGGATAGCTATCCGGTTGAACGAGGTTGCTCCAACCTTTGAGGGCGTTGAGATGCCCATAAGAAGGGTTTTAGTGAAATCCTTTATTACCCAATAG
- a CDS encoding flagellar motor switch protein FliM (PFAM: Surface presentation of antigens (SPOA); Flagellar motor switch protein FliM~TIGRFAM: flagellar motor switch protein FliM~COGs: COG1868 Flagellar motor switch protein~InterPro IPR001689: IPR001543~KEGG: tai:Taci_1323 flagellar motor switch protein FliM~PFAM: flagellar motor switch protein FliM; surface presentation of antigens (SPOA) protein~SPTR: Flagellar motor switch protein FliM;~TIGRFAM: flagellar motor switch protein FliM) gives MVDVLNQSEIDKLLSAIASGEANAVVEEPGKSVKVYDFKRPSKFNRDQIRAFQMLHEAFGRYLTSTFSAMTRSVVSVDIANVEQIPYEEFVRSVASPTTIAILEVNPLGGKAILEVSQHLVFALIERLLGGKGAPPSHIREFTDLEFSIVDKILYRVLKELDESWKTIENNVRFKLSGIESNPFFVQIAPKTEMMLLVTIRVQVGVTEGKMNLGLPYHTLEPILDKFNPQEWFLSKDKALSEEERDKLREKIEGVEVPVTAELCSAELTLREIHDVSLGDVINLGVPISQPGVVKVGSIPKFSATFGKTEKGNIAAKILEIFYEED, from the coding sequence TTGGTAGATGTCCTTAATCAGTCCGAGATAGATAAATTGTTGAGTGCTATTGCATCAGGCGAGGCAAATGCCGTAGTTGAGGAGCCTGGGAAAAGTGTTAAGGTCTATGATTTCAAGCGTCCCAGCAAGTTCAATAGGGACCAGATCAGGGCCTTTCAGATGCTCCATGAGGCGTTCGGCAGGTACCTGACGAGCACCTTTTCCGCGATGACCCGCTCAGTGGTCTCCGTAGACATAGCCAATGTGGAGCAAATTCCTTATGAGGAGTTCGTGCGATCAGTGGCTTCGCCCACTACCATAGCCATTCTGGAGGTAAATCCTCTTGGTGGAAAGGCTATCCTAGAGGTAAGTCAGCATTTGGTCTTTGCGTTGATAGAAAGGCTCTTGGGAGGCAAAGGGGCTCCTCCTTCTCACATTAGGGAGTTCACCGATCTGGAGTTTTCCATAGTGGATAAAATTCTTTACAGGGTATTGAAGGAACTGGACGAAAGCTGGAAAACCATTGAAAACAACGTACGCTTTAAGCTTTCGGGAATAGAGAGCAATCCCTTTTTTGTTCAGATAGCTCCCAAGACGGAGATGATGCTTCTTGTGACCATAAGAGTGCAGGTCGGGGTTACCGAAGGGAAAATGAATTTGGGGCTTCCCTATCATACCCTTGAACCCATATTGGATAAGTTCAATCCTCAGGAGTGGTTTTTATCCAAGGACAAGGCCTTGTCCGAGGAAGAACGTGACAAATTGAGGGAGAAGATAGAAGGTGTAGAGGTTCCTGTTACAGCCGAACTCTGTAGTGCTGAGCTTACGTTGAGGGAGATTCACGATGTCTCTTTGGGTGATGTTATAAACCTTGGCGTTCCTATCTCCCAGCCTGGGGTGGTCAAGGTGGGGTCCATACCTAAGTTCTCGGCAACCTTTGGTAAGACGGAGAAGGGCAACATAGCTGCCAAAATACTGGAGATATTTTATGAGGAAGATTGA